In the genome of Panthera uncia isolate 11264 chromosome B3 unlocalized genomic scaffold, Puncia_PCG_1.0 HiC_scaffold_1, whole genome shotgun sequence, one region contains:
- the CD276 gene encoding CD276 antigen — translation MLCRWASAGVGVRVRLATALAVLWVCVTGALEVQVPEDPVVALVGTDATLRCSFSPEPDFSLAQLNLIWQLTDTKQLVHSFSEGRDQGSAYANRTSLFPDLLAQGNASLRLQRVRVADEGSFTCFVSIRDFGSAAVSLQVAAPYSKPSMTLEPNKDLRPGDMVTITCSSYRGYPEAEVFWQDGQGAPLTGNVTTSQMANEQGLFDVRSVLRVVLGANGTYSCLVRNPVLQQDAHGSVTITPQRSPTGQPMTFPPEALWVTVGLSVCLVALLVALAFVCWRKIKQSCEEENAGAEDQDGDGEGSKTALRPLKHSESKEDDGQEIA, via the exons ATGCTGTGTCGCTGGGCCAGCGCGGgtgtgggtgtgcgtgtgcgTTTGGCCACAGCCCTGGCAGTGCTGTGGGTCTGCGTCACAG gCGCACTGGAGGTCCAGGTCCCCGAAGACCCCGTGGTGGCCCTGGTGGGCACCGATGCCACCCTGCGCTGCTCCTTCTCACCCGAGCCCGACTTCAGCCTGGCGCAGCTCAACCTCATCTGGCAGCTGACGGACACCAAACAGCTGGTGCACAGCTTCTCCGAGGGCCGGGACCAGGGCAGCGCCTATGCCAACCGCACCTCGCTCTTCCCCGACCTGCTGGCGCAGGGCAATGCGTCCCTGAGGCTGCAGCGAGTGCGGGTAGCTGATGAGGGCAGCTTCACCTGCTTTGTGAGCATCCGGGACTTCGGCAGCGCTGCAGTCAGCCTGCAGGTGGCGG cTCCTTACTCGAAGCCCAGCATGACCCTGGAGCCCAACAAGGACCTGCGGCCCGGGGACATGGTGACCATCACGTGCTCCAGCTACCGGGGCTACCCGGAGGCCGAGGTGTTCTGGCAGGACGGGCAGGGTGCGCCCCTGACCGGCAACGTGACCACGTCGCAGATGGCCAATGAGCAGGGCTTATTCGACGTGCGGAGTGTCCTGAGGGTGGTGCTGGGCGCCAATGGCACCTACAGCTGCCTGGTGCGCAACCCTGTGCTGCAGCAGGACGCTCATGGCTCTGTCACCATCACGCCCCAGAGAAGCCCcacag GGCAGCCCATGACATTCCCTCCCGAGGCCCTGTGGGTGACCGTGGGGCTCTCTGTCTGCCTTGTCGCCCTGCTGGTGGCCCTGGCCTTCGTGTGCTGGAGAAAGATCAAGCAGAGCTGTGAGGAGGAGAATGCAG GTGCCGAGGACCAGGACGGGGATGGAGAAGGATCCAAAACAG CCCTGCGGCCTCTGAAACACTCGGAAAGCAAAGAAG ATGATGGACAAGAAATAGCCTGA